The nucleotide window CCCTTTTGGACCTAATTGTTTACCCAACGGACTTACTAACTTCATAGTCTCTGGTGTGGCTATGACAACATCAAAGTCAAGATCTCCAGCTTTAATACTTTCAACTAGATCTTCCATACCAACTTTATCTGCACCTGCAGCTTCTGCAGCTTTAGCTTGGTCTCCATCTACAAAAACTGCAACTTTGCAAGGTTTTCCAGATCCTGCAGGAAGAGATAGAGCTCCTCTCATATTCTGATCTGATTTTTGAGGATCTACTCCTAACCTGATGGCAACATCTATTGACTCTTTAAATTTCAATGCAGGTAGAGATTGTATTTCTTCTATAGCTGAGTCTATTGAATAAAGACTTCCATCATTAACCATTTTTTCTATTTTTTCTCTTCTATTATTCATATCATTCTATGATTCTTCAACTTCTATTCCAGCACTTTGAGCACTGCCTTTTAAGGTATTTACTGCAGCTTGCATATCTGCTGCTGTTAAGTCTGCATCTTTAATTTTAGCTATTTCTTCAAGCTGAGAAACAGTGACTTTTCCTACCTTTAAACTATTTGGAGTTCCGCTACCTTTTGGTATACCTGCCGC belongs to SAR86 cluster bacterium and includes:
- the rplA gene encoding 50S ribosomal protein L1, whose product is MNNRREKIEKMVNDGSLYSIDSAIEEIQSLPALKFKESIDVAIRLGVDPQKSDQNMRGALSLPAGSGKPCKVAVFVDGDQAKAAEAAGADKVGMEDLVESIKAGDLDFDVVIATPETMKLVSPLGKQLGPKGLMPNPKEGTVTKEVGKAVEMAKAGQIRYRSDKNGIIHGRIGDISYEPNQIKENLETLLSDLKKNKPPSSKGIFIKKVSLSSTMGPGLNLDLSTLNF